In the Prochlorococcus sp. MIT 1307 genome, one interval contains:
- a CDS encoding ABC1 kinase family protein — translation MAEELSDFIEAAGLLEYDPKTITNIYKGHPLRLLRRLWQTLIPIGLFLVGVLIDKYTGQLNNKDKAKSRAKEFTELLVELGPAFIKGGQALSTRPDIIPKVVLEELAQLQDQLPGFDGELAMACIEEDLGVSVEEIYKNLDKEPISAASLGQVHKGTLRTGEKVAVKVQRPGLREQITLDLYIVRNIALWLNKNIKLIRSDLVALIDELGKRVFEEMDYLNEAANAERFKNLHKLNLKIAVPMIYKKATSRRVLTMEWIEGVKLTNLKAVKNLGIDPDEMVEIGVNCSLQQLLEHGFFHADPHPGNLLALNDGRLCYLDFGMMSEVTRESRIGLIQAVVHLVNRNFNKLSEDFVELGFLAKDVDLKPIIPAFESVFTTALEVGVKKLDFKVVTDDLSNVMYKFPFRVPPYYALIIRSLITLEGIALSVDPDFKILGAAYPYFAKRLMEDPDPQLRQSLKEMIFDGKVLSWNNLEGLIKSAGSQADLNIEILIEQILDFLFSKNGGILRKEIVEIIVRKMDAISWNSIQKLNGRLPKILRSRRIGIRENLKEKKKLLLLKQAPIKELIGIVKSLPGFKIQIILKHIPRIIQEPEGRKMGIKVAKGITEKSVIRLIKVAAGVPQ, via the coding sequence ATGGCAGAAGAACTAAGTGATTTCATCGAGGCCGCAGGGTTACTCGAATATGATCCAAAAACGATTACTAATATCTACAAAGGACATCCATTACGTTTATTACGTAGACTGTGGCAAACATTAATACCAATAGGTTTGTTTCTAGTAGGAGTATTAATAGATAAATATACTGGACAATTAAATAATAAGGATAAAGCTAAGTCACGAGCTAAAGAATTCACAGAACTGCTTGTTGAACTAGGACCGGCTTTTATTAAAGGTGGCCAAGCCTTATCTACTAGGCCAGACATTATTCCAAAAGTAGTCTTGGAAGAACTGGCACAACTTCAAGATCAATTACCTGGATTTGATGGTGAATTAGCTATGGCATGTATTGAAGAAGACTTAGGAGTATCTGTGGAAGAAATATACAAAAATCTAGATAAAGAACCAATCTCAGCAGCATCTTTAGGACAAGTTCATAAAGGTACTCTAAGAACAGGAGAAAAAGTTGCAGTCAAAGTACAAAGACCTGGATTAAGAGAACAAATAACACTGGATCTATACATTGTAAGAAATATCGCATTATGGCTGAACAAAAACATAAAATTAATAAGAAGTGATTTAGTAGCTTTAATTGATGAACTAGGTAAGAGAGTTTTTGAAGAAATGGATTACCTTAATGAAGCAGCTAATGCAGAAAGATTTAAAAATTTACATAAATTAAACTTGAAAATAGCTGTTCCTATGATTTATAAAAAAGCTACAAGTAGAAGAGTATTAACCATGGAATGGATTGAAGGCGTTAAATTAACGAATTTAAAAGCAGTTAAAAACTTAGGTATTGACCCAGATGAAATGGTAGAAATAGGCGTCAATTGTAGTCTTCAACAATTATTAGAGCATGGATTTTTTCATGCAGATCCCCACCCTGGTAATCTTTTAGCATTAAATGATGGAAGATTATGTTATTTAGATTTTGGAATGATGAGTGAAGTGACACGAGAATCAAGGATTGGACTGATTCAAGCTGTCGTTCATTTAGTAAATAGAAATTTTAATAAGCTTTCAGAAGATTTTGTGGAATTAGGCTTCTTAGCAAAGGATGTTGATCTAAAACCAATCATACCTGCTTTTGAAAGTGTATTTACTACAGCTCTTGAAGTTGGAGTAAAAAAATTAGACTTTAAAGTAGTTACGGATGATCTCTCAAATGTAATGTACAAATTCCCTTTTAGAGTTCCACCATATTATGCTTTAATTATTAGATCCTTAATCACATTAGAAGGCATTGCGTTAAGTGTAGATCCAGATTTCAAAATTCTTGGCGCAGCATATCCATATTTTGCAAAAAGATTAATGGAAGATCCAGACCCACAATTACGTCAAAGTTTAAAGGAAATGATTTTTGATGGGAAAGTTCTAAGCTGGAATAACCTAGAAGGATTAATTAAAAGTGCTGGCAGCCAAGCAGACTTAAATATTGAAATTTTAATAGAACAAATATTAGATTTCTTATTTTCTAAAAATGGTGGAATTCTAAGAAAAGAAATTGTAGAAATAATAGTCAGAAAAATGGATGCTATAAGTTGGAATTCAATACAAAAATTAAATGGAAGATTACCAAAAATATTAAGGTCTAGAAGAATAGGTATTCGAGAAAATTTGAAAGAAAAGAAAAAATTATTATTACTTAAACAAGCACCTATAAAAGAATTAATAGGTATTGTTAAAAGCCTACCAGGCTTTAAAATACAAATTATATTGAAACATATACCAAGAATTATTCAAGAGCCAGAAGGACGCAAAATGGGAATCAAAGTAGCAAAAGGAATAACAGAAAAAAGTGTTATTCGTTTAATCAAAGTAGCAGCAGGAGTACCTCAATAA
- a CDS encoding AAA family ATPase, with product MLVGLRLQNIALLDCLELTFEEGFTVLTGETGAGKSILLDALDALFGGSQSVALTRLLSPGAKYGHIEASFSRNDSIDSWLKNEDFDADDSDLLISRELRLKEGRLINRCRVNGVVINRHQIASLRPLLIDLTVQGQTQQLASTTNQLVWLDRLGSIRVKEASDKVKCSWQIWHQAFLALEKAKIDSDKFKKESEDLESLLEELEDAQLDDPLEDSKLEKEQDRLVHGVKLREGLEDLFFKLQEGSDNHPSLVDQLGISLNLLKDMTKLDSDLIVYLNKTFDLHYNLENLISELKQYSSMLETDYSTLEEVQVRLSILKKLQRRYNLTLPELLERREELRLSQRSNDIEKLLKKLALEESLAREKRDQNNCALTKIRQDVASQFENHLMKYLRLLGLLNVRFEVQFNPSMPNEKGADTVQFLFSANPGQNLAPLMDVASGGEMSRFLLALKTVLSQVDGSSTLFFDEIDAGVSGRVSGAIATVLKDLAGSRQVFCVTHQPLVAAVADHHFRVVKSVENGITNSQVISLSNLKDRQTELAELAGGNFEEARLYAASLLEQQAA from the coding sequence GTGCTGGTCGGTTTACGCCTTCAGAATATCGCCTTACTGGATTGTCTAGAACTGACTTTTGAGGAAGGATTTACAGTTCTTACTGGTGAAACAGGGGCTGGGAAATCAATTCTTTTAGATGCTTTAGACGCTTTATTTGGAGGTAGTCAATCGGTTGCGTTAACTCGTTTGTTAAGCCCTGGTGCAAAGTACGGTCATATAGAAGCTTCCTTTTCAAGAAATGATTCAATTGATTCTTGGTTAAAAAATGAAGATTTTGATGCTGATGACAGTGATTTATTGATAAGCAGGGAATTGCGTTTAAAGGAAGGGCGTTTAATTAATCGGTGCAGGGTTAATGGAGTTGTTATTAATCGTCATCAGATTGCGTCTCTTCGACCCTTATTGATTGATTTAACTGTTCAGGGCCAGACTCAACAGTTAGCTTCTACCACTAATCAACTTGTTTGGTTAGATAGGTTGGGCTCTATTAGAGTAAAAGAAGCTTCAGACAAGGTTAAATGTAGTTGGCAAATTTGGCATCAAGCCTTTTTAGCACTTGAGAAAGCCAAAATAGACTCGGATAAATTTAAAAAAGAATCAGAGGATTTAGAGAGTTTATTAGAAGAATTGGAAGATGCACAATTAGATGATCCTTTAGAAGATTCTAAACTGGAAAAAGAGCAAGATCGCTTAGTTCATGGTGTGAAACTGCGTGAAGGTCTGGAAGATTTGTTTTTCAAGCTTCAAGAAGGTTCCGACAACCATCCTTCTTTAGTTGATCAATTAGGAATCTCTTTAAATTTACTGAAGGACATGACTAAATTGGACTCTGATTTAATTGTTTATTTAAATAAAACTTTTGATTTGCATTATAATTTAGAAAATCTAATTAGTGAACTAAAGCAATACAGCTCCATGTTGGAGACTGACTACTCCACTTTGGAGGAGGTTCAAGTAAGACTTTCTATTTTAAAGAAATTGCAGCGTCGCTATAATCTTACTTTGCCAGAATTGTTGGAACGTAGAGAAGAGTTGCGTCTTTCACAAAGGTCTAATGATATTGAAAAATTACTCAAAAAATTAGCATTAGAAGAATCATTAGCCCGTGAAAAACGTGATCAAAATAATTGTGCATTAACAAAGATTCGTCAAGATGTAGCTTCTCAATTTGAGAATCACCTAATGAAATATTTGAGGCTTCTAGGGCTGTTAAATGTTCGTTTTGAGGTTCAATTCAATCCTTCTATGCCTAATGAGAAAGGTGCTGATACTGTGCAGTTTTTATTTTCTGCTAATCCAGGTCAAAATTTAGCGCCACTTATGGATGTTGCTTCAGGCGGTGAAATGTCTCGCTTTTTATTGGCTTTAAAAACAGTTTTATCCCAAGTAGATGGTTCAAGTACTTTGTTTTTTGATGAAATTGATGCAGGAGTTAGTGGCCGTGTCAGTGGAGCTATTGCAACTGTTTTAAAGGATTTAGCCGGTTCTCGTCAGGTTTTTTGTGTGACACATCAACCTTTGGTAGCTGCAGTAGCGGATCATCATTTTCGGGTTGTTAAATCTGTAGAAAATGGAATAACAAATTCTCAAGTTATATCTCTTTCAAATTTAAAGGATCGTCAAACAGAATTAGCCGAGCTTGCAGGTGGGAATTTTGAAGAAGCTAGACTTTATGCAGCGAGTTTGTTGGAACAGCAAGCTGCCTAA
- a CDS encoding alpha/beta hydrolase encodes MNLVGLFLGLSMNLLITFPSAKSAEALSLEYGIFSRTISVDSLDYLANTGKAKGTLKNIIKLTNQSEEEISKILNENFELPLVVTTKLMYSSIGKVIILRIAKIIHPKKIKDQSISIPAIRSGVIKGIVMGEGKINLIQFFKSYPNKTIAINIPALFKVLNKVESMSELIEFFSNSPLKGIQSTKTKI; translated from the coding sequence TTGAATTTAGTTGGATTGTTTTTAGGCTTATCGATGAACCTTTTAATAACATTTCCATCAGCAAAATCAGCTGAAGCTTTATCCCTTGAATATGGAATCTTTAGTCGTACAATTTCTGTAGATTCACTAGATTATTTAGCTAATACTGGAAAAGCCAAAGGAACCTTAAAAAATATCATTAAATTAACAAATCAATCAGAAGAAGAGATTTCAAAAATTTTAAATGAGAATTTTGAACTTCCATTAGTCGTTACTACTAAATTAATGTACAGCAGTATAGGAAAAGTAATTATACTTAGAATAGCAAAAATTATACATCCAAAAAAAATAAAAGATCAATCTATATCTATTCCTGCTATTCGTTCTGGCGTAATAAAAGGAATAGTAATGGGAGAAGGAAAAATAAATTTAATACAATTTTTTAAATCTTATCCAAACAAAACAATAGCAATTAATATCCCTGCTCTGTTTAAAGTATTAAACAAAGTAGAATCCATGTCTGAATTAATCGAATTTTTCTCAAATTCACCTTTAAAAGGTATTCAAAGCACTAAAACAAAGATATGA
- the thrC gene encoding threonine synthase, whose protein sequence is MSSSSLTPNWPGLIEAYKDWLPVNENTPVITLKEGATPLIRIKAIEKLIQKDIKVYAKYDGLNPTGSFKDRGMTMAISKAKEKKCEAVICASTGNTSASAAAYAKRAGMRAFVLIPDGYVAQGKLAQALVYGAEVLAIKGNFDCALDIVQEMAEKYPITLVNSVNPFRLHGQKTAAFEIIESLNDAPDWLCIPMGNAGNISAYWMGFEEYFQAGKSNKLPKMMGFQASGSAPLVFNKIIKNPKTIATAIRIGNPVNKEKALAAKKNSKGSFLDVTDEEIINAYKILGKEEGIFCEPASAASVAGLLKRKEEIPESSTIVCVLTGNGLKDPDCAIKNNDAAFYSGLNPEIKTVAKTMGF, encoded by the coding sequence ATGTCCTCATCATCACTCACTCCAAACTGGCCAGGTTTAATAGAAGCCTATAAAGATTGGCTTCCAGTTAATGAAAATACACCTGTTATTACACTTAAGGAAGGTGCAACACCATTAATTCGAATCAAAGCAATAGAAAAATTAATTCAGAAAGATATCAAGGTATATGCAAAATACGACGGATTAAATCCAACAGGGTCTTTTAAAGATAGAGGTATGACAATGGCAATAAGCAAAGCAAAAGAAAAAAAGTGTGAAGCTGTTATATGTGCAAGCACTGGGAATACTTCTGCTTCTGCCGCAGCTTATGCAAAAAGAGCAGGAATGAGAGCATTTGTACTGATTCCAGATGGATATGTAGCACAGGGAAAACTCGCGCAGGCACTAGTCTATGGAGCAGAAGTATTAGCTATAAAAGGAAATTTTGATTGTGCGCTAGATATTGTTCAAGAAATGGCAGAAAAATATCCAATAACACTTGTTAATTCTGTAAACCCTTTTCGATTACATGGACAGAAAACAGCAGCTTTTGAAATAATTGAATCACTTAATGATGCTCCCGATTGGCTATGTATTCCAATGGGAAATGCAGGAAACATTAGTGCTTATTGGATGGGTTTTGAAGAATATTTTCAAGCTGGAAAATCTAATAAATTACCAAAAATGATGGGTTTTCAAGCAAGTGGATCTGCTCCTTTAGTTTTTAATAAGATAATTAAAAATCCCAAAACAATTGCTACAGCAATAAGAATTGGTAATCCAGTTAATAAAGAAAAAGCTTTAGCCGCTAAAAAGAATAGTAAAGGAAGCTTTTTGGATGTAACAGACGAAGAAATAATTAATGCATATAAAATATTAGGAAAAGAAGAAGGAATATTTTGTGAACCTGCAAGTGCTGCATCAGTTGCAGGATTATTGAAACGTAAAGAAGAAATTCCAGAAAGCTCCACTATTGTTTGTGTTTTAACTGGAAATGGATTAAAAGATCCAGATTGTGCAATTAAAAATAATGATGCTGCTTTTTATTCAGGACTGAATCCTGAAATTAAAACTGTTGCTAAAACAATGGGATTTTGA
- the uvrA gene encoding excinuclease ABC subunit UvrA — protein MVRPKGKEIDKRLGGSTTLTGELLEDVIRVRGARQHNLKNIDLTLPRNQLVVFTGVSGSGKSSLAFDTIFAEGQRRYVESLSAYARQFLGQVDKPDVDAIEGLSPAISIDQKSTSHNPRSTVGTVTEIQDYLRLLFGRAGEPHCPECERHIRPQTIDEMVDQILTLPEGTRYQLLAPVVRGKKGTHSKLLRGLAAEGFARVRINKEVRDLSDNIELDKNHSHTIEVVVDRLIAREGIQERLTDSLRTALKRGEGLASVEVVPKANEMLPNGVDRERLYSENFACPEHGAVIEELSPRLFSFNSPYGACSDCHGIGHLRKFTMERVIPDPSLPVYSAVAPWSDKDNSYYFSLLYSVGEAFGFEIKTPWNQLSKEQQKILLHGSIEPILIQADSRYKKTTGYSRPFEGILPTLERQLKEANGESVRQKLEKYLELVPCPSCAGKRLRAEALAVKIGPFSISDLTSISVDETLNAIEMLMGVGVAEGSAPLLTSRQMQIGDLVLKEIRLRLRFLLDVGLDYLSLDRPAMTLSGGEAQRIRLATQIGAGLTGVLYVLDEPSIGLHQRDNDRLLATLKRLRDLGNTLVVVEHDEETIRAADYLVDIGPGAGVHGGEIVAQGSFDQLLTVKNSLTGQYLNGSRFIPTPKKRREGGKRKLRLIDCDLNNLKNINVDLPLGRLIAVTGVSGSGKSTLINELLHPALNHSLGLKVPFPKGLGELRGIQAIDKVIVIDQSPIGRTPRSNPATYTGAFDPIRQIFAASIEAKARGYQVGQFSFNVKGGRCEACRGQGVNVIEMNFLPDVYVQCEVCKGARFNRETLQVRYKGFSIADVLEMTVEQAADVFSAIPQAADRLRTLVDVGLGYVKLGQPAPTLSGGEAQRVKLATELSRRATGKTLYLIDEPTTGLSFFDVHKLMDVIQRLVDKGNSIIVIEHNLDVIRCSDWIIDLGPEGGDRGGEIIVEGTPEEVSEHPTSHTARYLKKVLAHHLCKSSTNDPLEVS, from the coding sequence ATGGTGCGCCCTAAAGGAAAGGAGATAGATAAGCGCTTGGGCGGTTCTACTACTTTGACTGGAGAGTTGTTAGAGGACGTCATCAGAGTTCGTGGTGCGAGACAGCACAATCTGAAAAATATTGATTTAACCCTTCCACGAAATCAATTAGTTGTATTTACAGGAGTTAGTGGAAGTGGTAAGAGTTCATTGGCCTTTGACACTATTTTTGCTGAAGGACAACGTCGGTATGTTGAAAGTCTTTCTGCTTATGCAAGACAGTTTTTAGGTCAGGTTGATAAACCTGATGTTGATGCCATTGAAGGCTTGTCTCCTGCTATATCCATTGATCAGAAATCTACGAGCCATAACCCACGTTCAACTGTTGGCACTGTCACTGAAATACAAGATTATCTACGTTTATTGTTTGGTAGAGCTGGAGAGCCTCATTGTCCAGAATGTGAGCGACATATTCGACCTCAAACCATTGATGAGATGGTTGATCAAATTCTTACGCTCCCTGAAGGCACTCGTTATCAGTTACTTGCTCCTGTTGTAAGAGGAAAGAAAGGTACTCACAGTAAATTGTTGAGAGGCCTTGCTGCTGAAGGCTTTGCTCGCGTACGTATTAATAAAGAGGTTCGAGACTTATCAGATAATATTGAACTTGATAAGAACCATTCTCATACTATTGAAGTAGTTGTTGATCGCTTAATTGCTAGAGAGGGTATTCAGGAGAGATTGACCGATTCATTACGCACTGCTTTGAAACGTGGAGAAGGATTGGCATCTGTTGAAGTAGTGCCTAAAGCAAATGAAATGTTGCCTAATGGAGTAGATCGCGAAAGATTGTATTCAGAAAATTTTGCTTGCCCTGAACATGGAGCAGTAATTGAGGAGCTTTCTCCAAGATTGTTTTCTTTTAATAGTCCATATGGTGCTTGTTCTGATTGTCATGGCATTGGCCATCTTAGAAAGTTCACGATGGAAAGAGTTATTCCTGATCCATCTTTACCTGTGTATTCTGCCGTTGCTCCTTGGAGTGATAAAGATAACTCATATTATTTTTCGTTATTGTATTCTGTTGGAGAAGCCTTTGGTTTTGAGATAAAAACTCCTTGGAATCAATTAAGCAAAGAACAACAAAAGATTTTGCTTCATGGAAGTATTGAACCCATTCTTATACAGGCGGATAGTAGATATAAAAAGACTACCGGATATTCGAGGCCTTTTGAAGGGATTTTGCCAACTTTAGAAAGACAATTAAAGGAAGCTAATGGTGAATCAGTTCGTCAGAAATTAGAGAAATATTTAGAATTAGTGCCTTGCCCTAGTTGTGCAGGAAAAAGATTACGTGCAGAAGCTTTAGCAGTAAAAATAGGCCCGTTTAGTATTTCTGATCTAACATCAATAAGTGTTGATGAAACACTTAACGCGATAGAAATGTTAATGGGCGTTGGAGTTGCGGAGGGCTCTGCTCCACTTTTAACATCAAGACAAATGCAAATTGGAGATTTAGTTTTAAAAGAAATAAGATTGAGACTTCGCTTTTTGTTAGATGTGGGACTTGATTATTTGAGTTTAGATAGACCTGCAATGACTTTGTCTGGAGGAGAAGCCCAACGCATACGTTTGGCGACTCAAATTGGTGCAGGATTAACAGGAGTTCTTTATGTATTAGATGAACCTAGTATTGGTTTGCATCAAAGAGATAATGATCGCTTATTAGCCACACTCAAACGATTGCGAGACCTTGGTAATACTTTGGTTGTTGTAGAACATGATGAGGAAACTATTCGGGCTGCAGATTATTTAGTAGATATTGGGCCTGGTGCAGGTGTGCATGGTGGTGAGATTGTTGCTCAAGGATCTTTTGATCAATTGCTGACTGTTAAAAATTCTCTGACAGGTCAATATTTAAATGGTAGTCGTTTTATTCCAACTCCAAAAAAACGACGAGAGGGAGGTAAGAGAAAATTGCGTTTAATTGATTGTGATTTGAATAATCTCAAAAATATTAATGTTGATTTACCGCTTGGTAGATTAATTGCAGTTACAGGGGTTAGTGGAAGTGGAAAAAGTACTTTAATTAATGAGTTATTACACCCTGCTTTGAACCATAGTTTAGGATTAAAAGTGCCTTTTCCAAAAGGTCTTGGTGAGTTGAGAGGTATACAAGCAATTGATAAGGTCATTGTTATTGATCAATCTCCTATAGGTAGGACACCACGTTCTAATCCTGCAACTTATACGGGTGCTTTTGATCCAATAAGACAAATATTTGCTGCTTCAATCGAAGCTAAGGCTAGGGGTTATCAGGTAGGACAGTTTAGTTTTAATGTAAAAGGAGGTCGTTGTGAAGCTTGTCGAGGCCAAGGAGTAAATGTAATTGAAATGAATTTTTTACCTGATGTTTATGTGCAGTGTGAGGTATGCAAAGGTGCACGGTTTAATAGAGAAACATTACAAGTGAGATATAAGGGTTTTTCAATAGCAGATGTTTTAGAGATGACTGTTGAACAGGCTGCAGATGTTTTCTCTGCAATACCTCAAGCTGCTGATCGATTACGTACTTTGGTAGACGTAGGGCTTGGTTATGTCAAGTTGGGTCAACCTGCACCTACTCTTTCTGGAGGTGAGGCGCAGAGAGTAAAGCTTGCAACTGAGTTGTCACGTCGAGCGACTGGTAAAACTCTTTATCTCATTGATGAGCCGACTACTGGCCTTAGTTTTTTTGATGTTCATAAATTAATGGATGTTATTCAACGGTTAGTTGATAAAGGAAATTCGATAATTGTGATTGAACATAATCTTGATGTGATTAGATGCTCTGATTGGATTATTGATTTAGGGCCAGAAGGAGGAGATCGTGGAGGTGAAATTATTGTTGAAGGAACCCCTGAAGAAGTTTCTGAGCATCCTACGAGTCATACTGCTCGTTATCTAAAAAAAGTTTTAGCTCACCATTTGTGTAAATCTTCTACTAATGATCCATTAGAAGTTTCTTAA